The bacterium region AGGGATCCCGCTCGAACCGTGCCGAGGTAGTTCACCCTCTGGAGCAAGGAGGTCTCCCCGAAATAGTCCCCCCGCGTCAGTTGCGCGCGGGGCCGAGGTTCGTCGCCGAGCCACGCCTCCGCAACCCCTCGCTCGATGATGTAGAAGCGATCCGATGCCGCGCCGTGTTGAAAAACCGTCTCCCCGGCATGAAAGGCATGCGGCCTCATCCGCATCGCGACCTGCGTGAGCTCATCGGGCGAGAGCGGGGAGAGGAAGTGGACGCCCCGCAACAGCTCCTCTCGCTGCCGCAGTGCGTGGCCATGGGGCAGATGCCACTGCTCCCGCGTCCAGCGGGCCGCCGCCTTCGTCGCCGAGGCGGCGCGGCTCCCCAGGCCCATCACGAGCGGCAGGGTGAGGACAAGCAGCAGCACGACAAGCAGGGCTTTCGATCCCAGATCGCCCCCCCACAGCGCCTGCGTCGCCGTCTTCAACCAGTACTCCCACGACACGAGCGCAGAGGCGACGACGAGGATCGAAAACACCAGGGAGAGCCCGCCAAACCAGGCCAGCAACCGTTCCTGTCCCAAGAGTCGTTCGTGCCGGCGGAGGCGGCCCCAGAGATCCCGACGGAAAAACGCCAGGGCGCGGGCGCGCAACATCGGAATCTCCAACCAGTCGACCAGCATGAAGTAACCGTCGAGCTCCAAGAGGGGGATCACGTTGTAGAGTAAGACGAGGATCCACACAAAGGAGAGCCGGTGCAGGATCGGCGCCAGCGGCGATCCGGGGATGGCCTGCACGACCATCGCGCCGAACCCGGCCAGGATCACGCCCGAGTAGGGGCCGGCCCAAGAGGTGGCGATGCGAGCGGCGGCGGGCTTCGTCCACACATCCGTCGTGTCGACGAAATAGGCCGGCAGCCCATAGTAGAGCATGACCCCAGCGCCGTTTACGTGTGCACCGTAATGCTTGCACGTCAGCGCATGCGCCGATTCGTGGACGGTAATGCCGACATAGTTGAGCAGCAGCAGCAGCAGCACGCCCTTGCCGTACGACCCGCCCATTTGGAAGAGCGGATAGCGCCCGGATATCACGTGCTGGAGGAAGAACCACCCCCCTATGGCGCAAGCCCCCACGTAGACCACCTGCATCGGAGGGCTGTAGAGGAACGCGCCGCCACGGCGATGCAGCGCGGTGACGAGCCCGTCGATGTGATGAACCCGGAACGAACGCTGGCCCGTGATCACCTGCCAGATGAGACGGGGCAAGGTCCGGCTCCGCCGCCTCGCGAGTTGACGCTGGACAGACGCGTAGATATTGACGACCGGATCCGTCAGCATGTGGTCCAGCCGCAGGTGGACGACCAATTCCGCTACCTGGTCGA contains the following coding sequences:
- a CDS encoding cyclic nucleotide-binding domain-containing protein, translated to RGERYYSLANRVRSTYLRLTPEDYYLWTLMDGTRSVKELIIEYFTKFGSLAFDQVAELVVHLRLDHMLTDPVVNIYASVQRQLARRRSRTLPRLIWQVITGQRSFRVHHIDGLVTALHRRGGAFLYSPPMQVVYVGACAIGGWFFLQHVISGRYPLFQMGGSYGKGVLLLLLLNYVGITVHESAHALTCKHYGAHVNGAGVMLYYGLPAYFVDTTDVWTKPAAARIATSWAGPYSGVILAGFGAMVVQAIPGSPLAPILHRLSFVWILVLLYNVIPLLELDGYFMLVDWLEIPMLRARALAFFRRDLWGRLRRHERLLGQERLLAWFGGLSLVFSILVVASALVSWEYWLKTATQALWGGDLGSKALLVVLLLVLTLPLVMGLGSRAASATKAAARWTREQWHLPHGHALRQREELLRGVHFLSPLSPDELTQVAMRMRPHAFHAGETVFQHGAASDRFYIIERGVAEAWLGDEPRPRAQLTRGDYFGETSLLQRVNYLGTVRAGSLLRVFWLGRSDFDHFLAPHVAAHLDDQILTLDALRRFPALAGLSSRELDALAARFHREQFAPGAVVFEERDTGETFYIVESGQAEVVVGVHRTGIVGHGACLGELALFHGLPRQATVRALTPLVLYTLSRPDFDALVATTLHHGAACVLEAEPASAGRAGAA